Proteins encoded in a region of the Vicia villosa cultivar HV-30 ecotype Madison, WI linkage group LG5, Vvil1.0, whole genome shotgun sequence genome:
- the LOC131608195 gene encoding uncharacterized protein LOC131608195, with amino-acid sequence MEGCKNETRKRVRDDSDDADSNESKRVIRGNSVSDVNSSESFVDSDGSESGIVRVESETDSYEVNDMTDEILNILDETDNVPERETTVTAVQGLDSVIKSFEDEIFAPGHDNQAPESSEFNPNLGYLLEASDDELGLPPTLVQTEENVLPEINDSGRVGPDGVDLSGFYWFEEEFRNNEGFGLMGYDTTVGDENDGGYVTIDGLFDYGEPSDFLWRSESLRAM; translated from the coding sequence ATGGAGGGCTGTAAAAATGAAACGAGGAAACGAGTTCGCGATGACTCGGATGATGCCGACTCGAACGAGTCCAAGCGAGTTATCCGAGGCAACTCAGTTTCTGATGTTAACTCGTCCGAGTCATTTGTTGACTCAGATGGGTCTGAGTCTGGAATCGTCCGGGTTGAGTCTGAAACTGACTCGTATGAGGTTAATGATATGACTGATGAGATTCTGAACATACTTGATGAAACAGATAATGTTCCGGAGCGTGAAACCACCGTCACCGCCGTTCAAGGGCTCGACTCTGTCATAAAGAGCTTCGAAGACGAAATATTTGCCCCGGGTCATGATAACCAAGCACCCGAGTCCAGTGAGTTCAACCCGAATCTTGGGTATTTACTTGAAGCCTCAGACGATGAACTTGGCTTGCCACCTACTTTGGTGCAAACCGAGGAGAATGTTTTACCGGAGATAAATGATTCGGGTCGGGTTGGCCCGGATGGAGTTGATTTGAGCGGGTTTTATTGGTTTGAAGAGGAGTTTCGGAACAATGAAGGGTTTGGGTTGATGGGTTATGATACAACCGTTGGTGATGAGAACGACGGTGGCTATGTTACGATTGATGGACTGTTTGATTATGGTGAACCGTCTGATTTTTTGTGGCGGTCGGAGTCGTTGCGGGCTATGTAG